The genomic window CTATACATTAGCCATGCCGAAAGCCGCCGCCTTTATGGACAAGAGAAATACCATAGTCCTTCACGTTTCTTACGCGAAATCCCTGAAGACTGCGTAGAAGAAATTCGTATTAAAACGCAAGTTTCGCGACCACCGGCAGCAGGGCGCTTTAGTGCATCGGTAAGCCATGCCGCCTTTGAAGACAGCGGCTTTAACTTAGGTCAACGTGTACTGCATGCTAAGTTTGGTATTGGCACGGTACTTAACTATGAAGGTAGCGGTGCACAATCGCGTGTACAGGTAAACTTTGATGACTTAGGCAGCAAATGGTTAGTAACGGCTTATGCACGATTACAAGCTGTATAAAGCTCACATAAACTCACTAGAAAAAACACTGGTTGGCGCTCATCATCGCCAACTGGTGCTTGTTACTGGCAGTACTGCCTGGTGCTACGAGCTGTTAGGTGAATTACTTCAACCTGAAAACACACTCGTCGTTTCTAAAAATACCAGACTAAATAACGCGCAGTGGCCTAATCGTACTCATCAAATTTTAGGGCAAGAATATTCTCACGCCGTATACGATGGCTTTAGTGGCTTGCACCCTGATAAATTAGCAGCTATTGCAGGTACGGTAAAAGCAGGCGGTATTTTATATTTACTGCTACCAGAGCTAAGCGAGCTTTCAACTTGGCCAGATCCTGCGCTAAGCACAGTGCAGTCTCACGGGCATAAAGTAAGCTATAGCTTTTTTAATGAACGCATTGCCCGCGTTGTGCAACCGTTACCCGCTTATCACTTTAGTGAATTACATGGCTGTACAGGTAATATCAGCAGAGAAAGCTCTACCAATAAAATAGATTTTGAACCGCAACAGCATTGTGTAGAAAATATAATTAAAGTGGCTCATGGTCGCGCCAATCGCCCTTTACTCATTAATGCCGACAGAGGTCGTGGTAAATCAGCAGCGCTTGGACTTGCTGCCGCCAAGCTTATCGATAAAAAAATACTACTTTGCAGTACACAATTTAAAGCCACTCATAGCAGCTTTAAACATTTAAGTAATGAGTTAAACATACCCTTCGATGGTAAAAGTAAGCAACTTGCTAATTTGCAGTATATCGCTCCAGATTCATTATTAGACTCGTTGCCAGAGTGTGATTTATTACTTGTTGACGAGGCGGCTGCTATTCCAGTTCCTCTGTTATTAAAAATGCTAAAACAGTATCCGCGCATTGTATTTGCAAGTACTTTAGTAGGTTATGAGGGTAATGGTAGAGGCTATACAATTAGGTTTAGTCAGTACATTAAAGCAAAGTATAAAGCCGCTAATATTATCACACTTGATGAACCGTTAAGGTTTGCAAAAGCCGACCCGCTAGAGCGCCATATACGCACTTTGCTCGCACTCGAAGCACAGTACGAAGAAATACAAAGCAATGGCTTAAATAACCTAGTCCACAGTGAAATTACTCAGCAACAACTCACAAATGACGAGCTGTTACTTGAGCAGGTTATTGCATTACTTGCCTTAGCACATTACCAAAGTAACGTTAACGATTTACGCCAACTACTTGATGCACCCTCACAACGATTGTTCATAACCCAAACACATAATCACGTAGTGGGGGTGTGTTTAGTTACAATAGAAGGCGGGTTACCCCTCGAGCTAACTGAGCAGGTGCTTAAAGGTGAACGCCGCCCACAAGGGCACCTAATGGCACAAACTCTCTCGCAGCTAAGCAGTGATCCCCAGTGCCTTACCCAACTCTCTGCTCGAGTAGTAAGAATTGCTGTTGCCCCTAATCTTCACAGCCAAGGAGTAGGTAAAGCCTTACTGAGTTTTTGCGAATCAAGAGTAAGTAATGAGTGCCATTGGTTTGGTGCTAGTTTTGGCGCTAC from Pseudoalteromonas marina includes these protein-coding regions:
- a CDS encoding GNAT family N-acetyltransferase; the protein is MHDYKLYKAHINSLEKTLVGAHHRQLVLVTGSTAWCYELLGELLQPENTLVVSKNTRLNNAQWPNRTHQILGQEYSHAVYDGFSGLHPDKLAAIAGTVKAGGILYLLLPELSELSTWPDPALSTVQSHGHKVSYSFFNERIARVVQPLPAYHFSELHGCTGNISRESSTNKIDFEPQQHCVENIIKVAHGRANRPLLINADRGRGKSAALGLAAAKLIDKKILLCSTQFKATHSSFKHLSNELNIPFDGKSKQLANLQYIAPDSLLDSLPECDLLLVDEAAAIPVPLLLKMLKQYPRIVFASTLVGYEGNGRGYTIRFSQYIKAKYKAANIITLDEPLRFAKADPLERHIRTLLALEAQYEEIQSNGLNNLVHSEITQQQLTNDELLLEQVIALLALAHYQSNVNDLRQLLDAPSQRLFITQTHNHVVGVCLVTIEGGLPLELTEQVLKGERRPQGHLMAQTLSQLSSDPQCLTQLSARVVRIAVAPNLHSQGVGKALLSFCESRVSNECHWFGASFGATAELLKFWQSQGFSTIKLGYQKDKSTGEHSALVVKCLNNNTGTLKLLKAEFQTDIFYALLTHFKHLDWQLVNVLISSFTDRPISSDIKKRLIRQLNNHFSRFSITATIWQVVTLAPSVVNCLTQSDKQLLISLILQNESDTNVIEQLNIQGKKELETCFKQAVLKLAKAIK